One Carassius gibelio isolate Cgi1373 ecotype wild population from Czech Republic chromosome A7, carGib1.2-hapl.c, whole genome shotgun sequence DNA window includes the following coding sequences:
- the LOC128016834 gene encoding E3 ubiquitin-protein ligase RNF182-like produces MMSCAQAGPEESSGNASANTNTSLNSTSNDELECKICYQRFNAHSRKPKILDCLHRVCARCLHKILDMGDGSTSISCPFCRHETQISEYEVAGLPDDSIIMTRLAMRDKSWSSDHSKEVVLTPKSLSSNDSPSHDSSNCLVITIMEVQRDQQRSPSQNASSDYYGDHSVDSVSVASNSGAMNQDTLSKFCNHVPRVLVWLLGFFYFGSLPLGIYLLVIQRVTLGIVCVSLVPSSLTVCLVYGFCQCLCKGMCDCSNRG; encoded by the coding sequence ATGATGAGCTGTGCTCAGGCTGGACCGGAGGAGAGCTCTGGTAATGCCAGTGCTAATACTAACACCAGCCTCAACAGTACCAGCAATGATGAGTTGGAGTGCAAAATCTGCTACCAGCGCTTCAATGCACACAGCCGCAAGCCCAAGATTCTGGACTGCTTGCATCGCGTGTGCGCCAGATGCCTCCATAAGATCCTGGACATGGGAGATGGCTCCACCTCCATCAGCTGCCCTTTCTGCCGACACGAGACGCAGATCAGTGAGTACGAAGTGGCTGGGTTGCCAGATGACTCAATAATCATGACTCGTCTGGCTATGCGGGACAAGTCCTGGAGCTCAGACCACAGTAAGGAGGTAGTATTGACGCCcaagagcctgtcctccaacgaCAGCCCATCCCACGACTCCTCCAACTGCCTGGTCATCACCATCATGGAGGTGCAACGGGACCAGCAGCGCTCACCCAGTCAAAATGCCAGCTCGGATTACTACGGCGACCACAGTGTGGATTCAGTCTCTGTAGCATCCAACAGCGGTGCCATGAACCAAGACACTCTGTCCAAGTTCTGCAATCACGTGCCGCGAGTCTTGGTGTGGCTGCTGGGCTTTTTCTATTTTGGTTCGCTGCCACTTGGCATCTACTTGCTGGTGATCCAGAGAGTGACCCTGGGGATTGTGTGCGTGAGTCTAGTGCCATCCAGTCTGACAGTCTGTCTAGTCTACGGCTTCTGCCAGTGTCTGTGCAAGGGCATGTGCGACTGCTCCAACAGGGGTTGA